Proteins encoded by one window of Streptomyces sp. NBC_01477:
- a CDS encoding SIS domain-containing protein, whose protein sequence is MPPTDSATTAEIVSQPECWQRAAAMAPAAAGQLPGEGERVAVVGCGTSWFMAQSYAALREQRGHGETDAFAASEFPFGRRYDRVLAITRSGTTTEVLRAAERLRAAGVPVTAITADPHTPVAAAVDQVVVLDFADERSVVQTRFATTALALLRAHLGEDLTRAVADLGPALAQDLPADLVAAEQFTFLGTGWTCGLAQEAALKMREAAGAWTESYPAMEYRHGPISITGPGRVAWVLGALPEGLAADVAGVGGRLEAGSAADGGGAALDPLADLVRVQRLAVAIAESRGYDPDRPRNLTRSVVLA, encoded by the coding sequence ATGCCGCCCACTGACTCCGCGACCACCGCCGAGATCGTCAGCCAGCCCGAGTGCTGGCAGCGGGCAGCAGCGATGGCCCCGGCAGCGGCCGGGCAGCTGCCGGGCGAAGGCGAGCGGGTCGCGGTGGTCGGCTGCGGCACCTCCTGGTTCATGGCCCAGTCGTACGCGGCGCTGCGCGAACAGCGCGGGCACGGCGAGACGGACGCCTTCGCCGCCTCGGAATTCCCCTTCGGCCGCCGCTACGACCGGGTGCTGGCCATCACCCGGTCCGGCACCACCACCGAGGTGCTGCGGGCCGCGGAAAGGCTGCGCGCCGCCGGCGTGCCGGTCACCGCGATCACCGCGGACCCGCACACCCCGGTGGCGGCCGCCGTCGACCAGGTCGTCGTACTGGACTTCGCCGACGAGCGGTCCGTGGTGCAGACCCGCTTCGCCACCACCGCGCTCGCCCTGCTCCGCGCGCACCTCGGCGAGGACCTGACCCGGGCCGTCGCCGACCTCGGGCCGGCCCTCGCGCAGGACCTGCCCGCGGACCTGGTCGCGGCCGAGCAGTTCACCTTCCTCGGCACGGGCTGGACCTGCGGCCTGGCCCAGGAGGCGGCGCTCAAGATGCGGGAGGCCGCCGGAGCCTGGACGGAGAGCTACCCGGCGATGGAGTACCGGCACGGGCCGATCAGCATCACCGGTCCCGGCCGGGTGGCCTGGGTCCTCGGCGCGCTGCCCGAGGGCCTGGCCGCCGATGTCGCCGGTGTCGGCGGCCGGTTGGAGGCGGGCTCGGCGGCGGACGGCGGCGGCGCCGCGCTCGACCCGCTGGCCGACCTGGTGCGGGTGCAGCGGCTGGCGGTGGCCATCGCCGAGAGCAGGGGCTACGACCCGGACCGTCCGCGGAACCTGACGCGTTCCGTCGTTCTGGCCTGA